Below is a window of Flavobacterium cyclinae DNA.
GCATTTTTACTTTCGATATAAGGAAAAGTGTGTGCGCCACAATTATTTCCCATTAACAATGAGTCACATTGTGAGAAGTTACGAGCGTTTTCGGCTCTTGCTCCTATTTGCACTAATCCTCTATAACTGTTTTGTGATTTTCCTGCTGAAATCCCTTTGGAAATAATGGTTGACTTGGTGTTTTTACCCAAATGAATCATTTTCGTTCCAGTATCGGCTTGTTGGAAGTTATTAGTTACGGCAATCGAGTAAAATTCTCCGATTGAATTATCGCCTTTCAATACACACGAAGGATATTTCCAAGTTACCGCCGAACCTGTTTCTACTTGAGTCCAAGAAATTTTAGCGTTTTTCTCGCACAAACCTCTTTTGGTAACGAAATTATAAACTCCGCCTTTCCCTTCTTTGTTTCCAGGATACCAGTTTTGAACCGTTGAATATTTAATTTCAGCTCCGTCCATTGCGATTAATTCCACAACAGCTGCGTGCAATTGGTTTTCATCACGACTTGGAGCGGTACATCCTTCTAAATAAGAAACATAACTATCTTCATCCGCCACTAACAACGTTCTTTCAAACTGACCCGTTCCTCCTTGATTGATACGGAAATACGTTGATAATTCCATTGGACATTTTACGCCTTTTGGAATGTAACAGAAACTTCCGTCCGAGAAAACGGCTGAGTTTAAAGCCGCATAAAAATTATCTTTCATTGGCACCACTGAACCAATGTATTTTCTAACTAATTCAGGATGTTCCTTAATCGCTTCGGAAATACTCATGAAAATAATACCTTTTTCGGCTAATGTTTTCTTGAAAGTTGTTGCAACAGAAACAGAATCTACTACGATATCAATTGCCACATTGTTCATGCGCTTTTGTTCGTCAACAGAAATTCCTAACTTTTTGTACATCGCTAAAAGTTCAGGATCAACGTCTTCTAATTTTTTATTAGGATCTGCTTTTTTAGGTGCCGAATAATAAGAAATGGCTTGAAAATCTGGTTTTTCGTAATTTACGTTGGCCCATTCTGGTTCTTCCATTTCTTGCCAAGCACGAAAAGCTTCCAAACGCC
It encodes the following:
- the sufB gene encoding Fe-S cluster assembly protein SufB, which encodes MGKYTEDDLKVELENKEYEYGFYTELDSETFPVGLNEDIVRAISKKKDEPEWMTEWRLEAFRAWQEMEEPEWANVNYEKPDFQAISYYSAPKKADPNKKLEDVDPELLAMYKKLGISVDEQKRMNNVAIDIVVDSVSVATTFKKTLAEKGIIFMSISEAIKEHPELVRKYIGSVVPMKDNFYAALNSAVFSDGSFCYIPKGVKCPMELSTYFRINQGGTGQFERTLLVADEDSYVSYLEGCTAPSRDENQLHAAVVELIAMDGAEIKYSTVQNWYPGNKEGKGGVYNFVTKRGLCEKNAKISWTQVETGSAVTWKYPSCVLKGDNSIGEFYSIAVTNNFQQADTGTKMIHLGKNTKSTIISKGISAGKSQNSYRGLVQIGARAENARNFSQCDSLLMGNNCGAHTFPYIESKNASAKIEHEATTSKIGEDQVFYCNQRGIPTEKAIALIVNGFSKEVLNKLPMEFAVEAQKLLEISLEGSVG